The DNA segment caactttttatctctctatgaatggaaaagtgttacacctgTAAAGGCCAGAGCCTTGAGAattggctatcctgtatatttcaggctataggcaacattaagttgtagcaaaaacaaagtacaaaggttaaagtaaaagaaacagatctgatATGGAGTCAGTTTTGTTATTCCCTAGTACATGAGCATACTGATTATCAGGTGTTGTAAATATGCAATAGTCAGTGCAACAtgactgcaaaataaaatgacaaatactgcaaaattttcagaatttaatgaAGTTGATGAAAGTGGTATTAGAAACCTGCTTGAATTTTGCAAAGCCACTGGCCAGGGTGATGCAGCAGCACTGAActagttaataattataaaattctgaACATGGACAATGATGATCCAATAAGTGCTTCAAGGGAGTGAGTTTAGGATCAAAGGATTAGGAAGACCCCTAAAATATCAATGAAGACATCATACAGTTTTTGCAAAAAAGGACATTCTTTATGATTGCAttgcaaaagttaaacataaagggTGCCACATCATACAAGATTGTGAGAAGGATGTTCCTTTCCTCCCAACTCCAACAttgattcattctttgttctaAGAATTAACAGAGATGCAGTTGTAACGTAAATCTTGTGAcgtataagagaaaataaatttatttcagtagttctggcttgatttttatgataaaatcccaATCAGACTTTTCCCCACAATTTACTGTGTAATTTTggacttcattttaattaatttcgaTTCACCTTAAGTGGTTGTTTTCTGAGGTACATGATTGttgatgtagaaaatcccaaagaatttccCCCCAAACTCAGAACTATGAATTGAGTTCAGTAGGGTTTCAGGGTAtaacataaacatacaaaaatcagttgtatttctttagGCTGTATGCTAGCAGTGAACATGTGGAcaccaaaattagaaatacagggacttccctggtggcgcagtggttaaaaatctgcctgccaatgcaggggacacaggttgatccctggtccgggaagatcccacacgccatggagcaactcaggtcgtgcaccacaacaactgagcctatgctctagagcccgagagccacaactactgaagcccgtgtgcctagagcccgtgctccacaacaagagaagccaccgcggtgagaagcctgtgcatcgcaatgaagagcagcccccgctcgctgcaactagagaaagcctgcgtgcagcaacaaaggcccaatgcagccaaaaaaaaaaaaaaaaacaagaagtacaatacaatttacaattacttaaaaacaaaaagaaagaaaaagaagaatttaggtgtaaatctaacaaaacatgtacaggacttgtatgctggaaactgtaaaacaaggaagacagaaattgaagaggatctgaataaatggaaaaacatactttattcacgaattggaagaatcaacatagtAAGTAAGCTAATTTTCCCCAAACTGGTaaatagatttaatgtaattcctatcaaaaattATAACTCTGGCTTTAAAGTTGGACATACAGTAtcctaattattattttcccaaagcaCTGTAATTGTAGTATTTCccccaatgaaaaattttaacagctttatggggatataattgatgtataacgaactgtacatatttaaagagtCTCGACATATGTAGACACTGTGACACCATCATctgaatcaagataatgaacatgtcCATCACCCGCAAAGTTTCCTCCTGGTCCTTTGCAATACATCCTACTGTCCTTCTGTGCCTCCCATAAATCCTGCCTCTCtatccctaggcaaccactagtcaGCTTTCAGTCactatagattcattttttttccctagaattttatataaatggaataatagagtctacacttttttggtctggctactttccatcagcattattattttgagatccatccatgtgtttgtgtgtgttaatagtttatttttatcatttttttaaaaaaaattatttattttgttattttatttatttattgtttctggctgcgttgggtcttcgttgccgcgggcgggcttttctctggttgcggcgagcggaggctactcttcgttgcggtgtgcgggcttctcattgcggtggcttctcttgttgtggagcacgggctctaggtgcgtgggcttcagtagttgtggctctcgggctctagagcgcaggctcagtagttgtggtgcatggacttagttgctccacgtcatgtgggatcttcctggaccagggctcgaacccgtgtcccctacattggcaggcggattcttaaccactgcgccaccagggaagcccaatagtttatttttatcactttgtagtattacattatatggatttaccacaatgtgtttatccattcacctgttaatggccatttgggtggttttcagtttggggctattacagataaatatgctgtgaatatttgtgtggacatacgttttcatttctcttgagtaaatacctagaagtggaacgaCTGGAACAAATGGgtaatttcttaactttttaagaggctgccaaactattttccaaaatggttatgCTGTTTTACATGACCACTAGCCGGTGTGAGAGGTCCAGTACCTCCACCTCTTGGCCAACACTTGGACTTTTAGTCATTGTAATAGGTGTgttgtgatatctcattatgttttaattattagtcccctaatgattcatgatgagcatttttcatgtgctctgtgtatatcttctttggtgaaatgtttgtttaaatcttttggctctttaaaaattgggtaatttgttttctttttagtgaagatatagatttctgtatgtattctagacacaagtcctttatcaggggtataatttgcaaatactttttctcagtcggtggcttgtcctttcattctgtttaacagtgtttttcaaagtgcagaaactgaattttgatgaaatccagtttatcaattttttctctcatggcttgtgcttttggtgtctaagaaatctttgtgtaaaccaaggtcacaaagatttactcttatgtttacttctagaagtttttgtgattctacttttggtttcctctttgatccaaaatttaatttaggagagtattttgaatttttttgttttaaactgttattaattttagacatttttgcgATTGAGGCCTGTGCAGTTTATACTGTAAAGGAGTGAGGCTGATAGGGGTTGGGAGGCAAGGGAGTGTGGATGGTAGAAGGTGGAAGAGGGACAGGAGTGCATAAAGTACAATTTTTGTCTAGATTGCATTTTTGTTCTACTGCTTCCTCTCTTTCTAGATACCAAACTCCTCATGTTTATACTGCACTAaatctttcttgttttattcttcctcttttcataagtcctttctatctctctctctctctctcacccactcatccatccaatcTGTCAGAAAACCCTATGTGCGCTACCTTCACAGTACACCTAGAATCCATCTGCTTCTCGTCATCTCCCAGTGCCTATCTCTCTGGTCTAAGCCActgtcattttttatcttttattttgcagtaggctcctaactggtctcacAGTTTCGACCTCTGCCCCCTTCAGTGTATTCTCAATGCAgcagagtgattcttttttttttttaaagacttatttatttattcattttggctgtgttgggtcttctttgttgtgcacgggctttctctagttgtggcgagagggggctactctcccttgcagtgcagaggcttctcattgcggtggcttctcttgttgtggagcacgggtcctaggtgtgagggcttcagtagttgcagcatgcaggctcagtagttgtggcttgcgggctctagagcacaggcttagtagttgtggtgcatgggcttagttgctccgcggcatgtgggatcttccaggaccagggctcgaacccgtgtcccctgcattggcaggcagattctcaaccactgtgccaccagggaagtccccagagtgattcttttagaatgtgtgttaatatcactcctctgctcaaaacactcCAAAGATTTCCCATCTCACTCTGAGTGAAGAGAAAAGTCCTCAGGTGGCCCTGAAGCCCTACATGATCCCTGGGGTCCCAGGTTCCTCTCTTATGCCGTGACTATCTTGCTCATTCTCCTCTAGCCCTGctggcctccttcctgtccctGGGCCATGCCAAactgcccctgcctcagggcctttgcattttcttttgttccctctgcctggaatactcttgcttccttcaggtctcagctcaaatgtgtttttcttagagAGGCCTTGCTTGACTCCTCTCTACATAGTACTAACTGCCTCcctcttactttttttatttctcatgagcACTTACCTGACACATTACacagcttcttatttttttttgtagatctttttacaaaaattttatgttggagtatagttgattaacaatgatgtgttagttacaggtgtacatcAGAGTGATTCACTTACacccatacaagtatccattctttttcaaattcttttcccgtttaggttattacagaatactgagccgagttccctgtgctatacactaggttcttgttgattatctattttaactATAGTAGACACAGCTTATTTGTtgactgcctttctttccttgcaGAATATAAGTTCCCAGAGGGAGGGAACtatgctttgttcactgctattcCCATAGTACTGAGAGCAGGGcccggcacatagtagatgctcagtaaccaCCTGCGGAGTGGGTGCATGAGTGTGTCCTGTCTGAAGGCGTAACCTCAGTGAGTGGTTTCCTTAGTCATTTGTAACAGTCTAGAGAGACTTAATAAAATTAAGTCCAGTAAAaggtaattgtgtgtgtgtgtgtgtgtggtggagctGGAGATGGGAACGGGGATGCGGGGTGGTGAGGGAGGTACAGATATTGAATGTTCCACAAAGCCATATATAATgttagaataataatagctaggtGAGAACTGTGTTTGAGAATAAGTAATTTTGGAAGTAAATGAGTCTGGTTCAGTTTATCAgttcactgtagtttttatttattcaacatgagGAGAAAAACATCACAAAGCAAGTGACCCAAAATAGCacattttgtgcatttcttcagcCCCTTGGCAGCATCAGGCAGATGTGTTCACTCTGCACTGACTTGTGTGTGAATCTCCCGGCTCTTCACCCGCAGCTTGTTGACCTGGGACTCGGCAATGTCAGCCCGTTCCTCGGCCTCCTCCAGCTCGTGCTGGAGCTTGCGGAATTTGGCAAGATTAGCATTGGATTGTTCCTCCTAAGAATAAAGTTGTGAGAGTTAGACTTTGTGGTTCTCATTGCACTTGTCACAAACAGGATTATTTCCTCAACTCAGATATTTCCTTCTTACGGTTTGTTTGTCATATCTGATTTCAAATCCAGACAGAACTTGTAACTTCAGTTACATTTTTTActctaaagaatgaaagaagaaatagttttGAAATGGAAGAGACGAGCTCATTATGTCAAACCCATGTATACGTGAAGTCTATTTACGATGTATGGACTgagtggaaaggaggaagagacccaTGTGCGCTCGCTCACAGAGGTTAGACAGTAAATGTAAGGTCAAATTCTGACTTTGGGAAAATCCCAGTTGAAGTGTTTTTGCCATATATTTTGACTCTGGTATACAGAGACGCtgcgggtggggggatggggatagGAAGAAAGTATGCCCTTTGTTGGTTGCACTTACTACCATTCGTGCCTCTCCCTTTCGTGTTCCCTTTTCTTACCTCTTACCCACTACACTGTGTCTGGAAGAGTGGGGAACAACCAGGAAAAGTGAAGCTGGAGAATCTTCCAACACATCCTAATTTGCTACAGCGAATGTGCAGGGATAAGTCCCTGCTGATGACAGTGGTAGTGAGGGAAGGAGTCAGCTGGGGTAAAAGATTTCTGTTTGGCTTTTGGGAACAATTGATTTTGTGCATTTCTAGAGGGAGAGGAATATTTATCATGGTGTTAGATTTTCTGCTGGATATTCTTTGCAGCTATCAAGTAAGGTGggttatttggaattttctttttttcccccaacccctacaaattgcttaataataaaaatatctcgtCTTGAGGTCTTATTCTATAATTAGGATTTGGGggtaaattcatatttatatcatctctcttaaaataagaatgacatATTCTTActtggtctctttctttctcattaacaCATTCTCTTAATATACTTTCTACCCCCAAAGACgttttcttcttccctcaagGGCTTAAAGATACTTACAGCCTCCTCAGCTTGTCTCTTGTATGATTTCACCTTTGCCTGTAATTTATCTACCAGGTCTTGCAGCCTGAGAACATTCTTGCGGTCTTCCTCAGTctggaagtttgaaaaaaatggtcTGCATTGAATCCAACAAAATAAACCCACTACAGGTGGTGAAGTAAATCACTTTGATATGATGGCAGGTGGGCCTGGGGTAAATGTGGTCAACTCTGAGGCTTCCTTCATAGTATTAACAGTAGCCACTCTTGTTAAATGTCCACTGTGTGCAGGCACTATATTGGAGAGTTATACATGTCTCTAATCCTTACCTCCCTACTCTGGTGAGtagatgtttttattctattttacaggtgatgaaTTAAGGTTGAGAGTGTTAGGTAACCTATCCgagtttaaaaagtaagaggCCAAACTAGGACTAATACCAGTTTATCTGTCTTTGAAACCTGTATTCTTTCCTCACTTACACGATTTTCTAAAGGCCTTCCTGATTTTCCTAGCTTAGGAAAGGGTCTGTGATAGGTGATTGTGTCATTTGCCCCTTATGTATATCGAGTTAACATGTAGCTATTTGTGAGTACCACATAGTCACCAGGTTTTCAATTTCCCTTTGTGCAGGAAGTCTGGATATTCTAGAAAGCTCTTCCCCTTACCTGGTAGGTGAGTTCCTTTACTCTTCTCTCGTGTTTCCGCAAACCTTTAACAGCCTCAGCATTACGTTTCTGCTCACTTTCAACCTCTCCTTCAAGCTCACGTACCTACAATCAAGAAAGATACTTATATAGTCAGTCTTGGGGGATATTAATTAACTCAGGACCTACTGACGATATTGGGTGGCTGTCCCCAGCCACAGGATAAGGATGGGAGTCAATatacaagaagagagaaggatcGGGGAGTGCCGTTTTCACTTTCCGGAttcagagagattgagagacCCACCCTGGCCTCCAGCTTCTGGATGTGCTTCTTGCCACCCTTCAGGGCCAGCTGCTCAGCCTCGTCCAGGCGGTGCTGCAGGTCCTTCACCGTCTGCTCCAGGTTCTTCTTCGTCCGCTCCAGGTGGGCGCTGGTGTCCTGCTCCATCTCTGTCAGCTCCTCGGTCATCATGGTCGCCTGGTTAAGTTCACAAGAGGCATCAGTGGGCCACCCACCCCTCCTATGCGGGCACACGGAGGGTGCTGTGAGGCTGGTACTAGGCACGCTGATGCTTTCCTCCTTGCCGCAGCCACCGCTGATGCTGCATGGTTCCCCTCCCACTTTGCCTCTGCTGAGGCTCCGTCTCCTTCCGTCTCTCTGGGAAGCCACCACTGACTGAAtgcaggggtgaggagaggaaacCTACTTGCAGGTCCCAAAGGGGCGGCGTAGAAGCCCCTTTCTTATCTCCAGACAGCATCTCTGATAAGAAAGAATGGAGCGCACATCCGTGACATCCTTCTTGGCCTTCTCCTCTGCATTTTTGGACTCCTGGATAGACTTCTCCACCTCTGCCTGGCACTGGGCTATGTCAGCTTCcagttttttcttggtatttatcagGCACGTGttctacaagaaaaattagataagagGTTCGGGCTACATTTGGACACTTACAACGATTGGAAGGGAGAGGGTTGGGTGGGGAAAGAAGTCAAGCTCGAGAACGTTCCGTTTCTTATTTTTCACACaggtgaaaaaaaattcaaaagacttTCCTTTTTGATAGACAGATATCCCAAAACAGGCCCGAGAATTGTACATAAAAGAATTGAGTAAATGATAAATGTGGAcattcaaatatttgaggaaggataaattatttAGTTAAAGGTGCTGGAACAAGGAAATGGTTGACATaactatgtgaaatgaaaaataattctcatgATCGAAACATTGT comes from the Balaenoptera ricei isolate mBalRic1 chromosome 16, mBalRic1.hap2, whole genome shotgun sequence genome and includes:
- the LOC132350468 gene encoding myosin-8-like, with product MGMKNLIQEGGCPRQSQSLLYFYQGSLKHEEGKILRVQLELNQLKSELDRKITEKEEEIQQLKRKSQRAAKAMQSVLDAEIWSRNVALRLKKKMERDLSEMEIQLGHSNRQVAETQKHLCSVQSQLKLHLDDALRSSEDLKEQLALVERRNGLSLEEPEERKVALARTERTRKLEEHELLEASDRVQLLHSHNTCLINTKKKLEADIAQCQAEVEKSIQESKNAEEKAKKDVTDATMMTEELTEMEQDTSAHLERTKKNLEQTVKDLQHRLDEAEQLALKGGKKHIQKLEARVRELEGEVESEQKRNAEAVKGLRKHERRVKELTYQTEEDRKNVLRLQDLVDKLQAKVKSYKRQAEEAEEQSNANLAKFRKLQHELEEAEERADIAESQVNKLRVKSREIHTQVSAE